The proteins below come from a single Leptotrichia sp. oral taxon 223 genomic window:
- a CDS encoding aminopeptidase codes for MTKENLWKNYNDEQKKIIFDFAEGYKKYLDSAKTEREFVDITEKELKKNGFVSINEKSELKKGDKIYFNNRNKNIIAVIVGNDIKSGINMIVSHVDSPRLDLKPNPIMEDEEFALLNTHYYGGIKKYQWAATPLALHGVVFLKNGEKVTLSIGEKDDEPVFSVPDILPHLAYNVQDDRKAREVIKGEELKLLFGNMPLNDENVNKKIKQFVLDKLEKDYGIKEDDFFTAELEVVPAGKLRDVGLDKSMIGGYGQDDRICAYTSLRALFDVKETEKTVMIYLTDKEEIGSEGSTSLKSTLPEYIVGKMLLLTEKNYNDQILRETLWNSKALSSDVTAALNPVFKSVHDMENVARLSYGLAFAKYTGSRGKVMANDADAEIIQEIRQIFDKNDIKYQSGGFGKVDEGGGGTVAKFLAYYGIRTIDAGPALISMHSLFEISSKADLYETYRAYKVFFELD; via the coding sequence ATGACAAAGGAAAATTTGTGGAAAAATTATAACGATGAACAAAAGAAAATAATTTTTGATTTCGCTGAAGGCTATAAGAAATATTTGGATTCTGCAAAAACAGAGCGGGAATTTGTAGATATAACAGAAAAAGAGCTGAAAAAAAATGGCTTTGTCAGTATTAATGAAAAAAGTGAATTGAAAAAAGGGGATAAGATTTATTTTAATAACAGAAATAAAAATATCATTGCAGTAATTGTTGGAAATGATATAAAAAGCGGAATTAATATGATAGTTTCCCATGTGGATTCCCCAAGACTGGACTTAAAGCCTAATCCAATAATGGAGGATGAGGAATTTGCGCTGTTAAATACGCATTATTATGGTGGAATAAAAAAATATCAATGGGCAGCAACTCCGCTAGCGTTGCATGGTGTTGTCTTCTTGAAAAATGGAGAAAAAGTTACACTTTCAATTGGGGAAAAAGATGACGAACCTGTATTCAGTGTGCCTGATATATTGCCGCATCTGGCGTATAATGTTCAGGATGACAGAAAAGCAAGGGAAGTTATTAAAGGCGAAGAATTAAAACTGCTATTTGGAAATATGCCTTTAAATGATGAGAATGTGAATAAAAAAATAAAGCAGTTTGTGCTTGATAAACTGGAAAAGGATTACGGAATAAAGGAAGATGACTTCTTTACCGCAGAGCTGGAAGTAGTACCTGCTGGAAAATTAAGGGATGTGGGGCTTGATAAAAGCATGATTGGAGGATATGGGCAGGATGACAGAATTTGTGCATATACTTCGCTTAGAGCCTTGTTTGATGTGAAGGAAACTGAAAAAACTGTTATGATTTATTTGACAGACAAGGAAGAAATCGGAAGTGAAGGTTCTACGAGCTTGAAGTCAACATTGCCTGAATATATTGTTGGGAAAATGCTCCTGCTTACGGAAAAGAATTACAATGACCAGATATTGAGGGAAACCTTGTGGAATTCCAAGGCATTGTCATCAGACGTTACGGCTGCATTAAATCCTGTATTTAAGTCGGTTCACGATATGGAAAATGTGGCACGGCTATCTTATGGGTTGGCATTTGCAAAATATACGGGAAGCCGTGGAAAAGTCATGGCAAATGATGCTGATGCGGAAATTATTCAGGAAATAAGACAAATATTTGACAAAAATGATATTAAGTACCAATCTGGAGGATTTGGAAAGGTAGACGAAGGCGGGGGAGGAACAGTTGCTAAGTTCTTGGCTTACTATGGAATCAGAACGATAGACGCAGGGCCTGCACTTATATCAATGCATTCCTTGTTTGAAATTTCATCAAAAGCTGACTTGTATGAAACATATAGGGCTTACAAAGTATTTTTTGAGTTAGATTAA
- a CDS encoding glucose-6-phosphate isomerase yields the protein MGKLNFNYQFAKNFFNENELKQIKPYVELANEVLTSKTGAGNDFLGWVDLPENYDKDEFARIKKAAEKIKSDSDVLVVIGIGGSYLGAKAAIEFLSHSFYNNLPKDKRKTPEIYFAGTNMSGVYLQHLIEVVGDRDFSVNVISKSGTTTEPAIAFRVFKKMLEEKYGKEEAAKRIYATTDKKRGALKTLAIAEGYETFVVPDNVGGRFSVLTAVGLLPIAAAGINIDDLMAGAKDAMNDFANKNMDENQALQYAAVRNILHRKGKHLELMVNYEPRVHYLAEWWKQLFGESEGKDGKGLYPASADFSADLHSLGQYIQQGQRLFFETVVSIGKPEVEFVIESDKDNLDGLNFIAGKTLDYVNKKATDGVILAHVDGNVPNLGVNIPEVTPYHLGYTFYFFEKACGVSGYLLGVNPFDQPGVEAYKKNMFALLGKPGYEEAGKELEKKLNEVK from the coding sequence ATGGGAAAATTGAATTTTAATTATCAATTTGCAAAAAATTTTTTTAACGAAAACGAATTAAAACAGATTAAACCGTATGTAGAGCTGGCAAATGAGGTGCTGACTTCAAAGACAGGAGCAGGAAATGATTTTTTAGGATGGGTTGACTTGCCTGAAAATTATGACAAGGATGAATTTGCCAGAATAAAAAAGGCAGCTGAAAAAATTAAAAGTGATTCAGATGTCTTAGTTGTAATTGGAATTGGAGGATCGTATTTAGGGGCAAAGGCTGCAATCGAGTTTTTATCGCACAGCTTTTACAACAACTTGCCAAAAGATAAAAGAAAGACTCCTGAAATTTACTTTGCAGGGACAAATATGAGCGGTGTTTATTTGCAGCACTTAATCGAAGTTGTTGGAGACAGGGATTTTTCAGTAAACGTAATTTCAAAATCAGGAACTACGACTGAACCTGCGATTGCATTCAGAGTGTTCAAAAAAATGCTGGAAGAAAAATATGGAAAAGAGGAAGCTGCAAAAAGAATTTATGCTACAACAGACAAAAAGCGTGGAGCATTAAAAACGCTTGCTATAGCTGAAGGATACGAAACTTTTGTTGTACCTGACAATGTTGGAGGAAGATTCTCTGTATTGACTGCAGTGGGACTTTTACCAATCGCTGCGGCTGGAATTAACATTGATGACTTGATGGCCGGGGCAAAAGATGCAATGAATGACTTTGCAAACAAAAATATGGATGAAAATCAGGCTTTACAGTATGCGGCTGTTAGAAATATTTTACACAGAAAAGGTAAGCACTTGGAACTAATGGTAAATTATGAGCCAAGAGTTCATTATTTGGCAGAATGGTGGAAACAGCTGTTTGGAGAATCTGAAGGAAAAGACGGGAAAGGATTGTATCCAGCTTCGGCAGATTTTTCGGCAGACTTGCATTCATTGGGGCAATATATTCAGCAAGGGCAAAGATTATTCTTTGAAACAGTAGTTTCTATCGGAAAACCTGAAGTGGAATTTGTCATTGAGAGTGACAAGGATAATCTTGACGGACTAAACTTTATCGCTGGAAAAACATTGGATTACGTAAACAAAAAAGCTACTGATGGAGTAATACTGGCACACGTTGACGGAAATGTACCTAATTTGGGAGTAAACATTCCTGAAGTAACTCCTTACCATTTGGGATACACATTCTACTTCTTTGAAAAAGCGTGCGGAGTAAGCGGATACCTTTTAGGTGTAAATCCGTTTGATCAGCCTGGAGTGGAAGCATATAAGAAAAATATGTTTGCGTTATTAGGAAAACCAGGATATGAAGAAGCTGGAAAAGAATTGGAAAAAAAATTAAATGAAGTAAAATAA
- the nagA gene encoding N-acetylglucosamine-6-phosphate deacetylase, which translates to MIIKNAKIFDGEKFIDENAVVLDGKFIKKVTDFSLIDEKELENQEVIDTKGMMLSPGFIDLQINGCGGVLFNDDISRKTLEIMNETNKRYGCTSFLPTLITSPDEKIERALNLMKEMKDKEEIGVLGLHIEGPYISVEKKGIHRPEYIRVLSGEMIEKIADAGTEVTKIITIAPEKAKIEHLEKLKKAGINIAVGHTNATYKECMEKKEYYNCGTHLYNAMRGLGSREPGVVGFLFNNDTTNCGIIVDGLHMDFASVEIAKKILKDRLYLVTDAVSPAGTDNMTEFMFEGNRVLYKNGKCVSPEGTLGGSALVMIEGIKNLVEKVHVSLEEALRMATSYPAEAVAVDEKYGFIKEGYFADLTYFDDNFNVKGTVSKGNLTRYE; encoded by the coding sequence ATGATTATAAAAAATGCAAAGATATTTGATGGGGAAAAGTTTATTGATGAAAATGCTGTTGTTTTGGATGGAAAATTTATAAAGAAAGTAACGGATTTTTCATTGATTGATGAAAAAGAATTAGAAAATCAGGAAGTGATTGATACCAAAGGGATGATGCTGTCGCCGGGGTTTATTGATTTGCAGATTAATGGATGTGGAGGAGTGCTGTTTAATGATGATATTTCGAGAAAGACGCTTGAGATAATGAATGAAACTAACAAGAGATATGGATGCACTTCATTTCTGCCTACACTTATAACTTCGCCTGATGAGAAAATTGAAAGGGCTCTGAATCTTATGAAGGAAATGAAAGATAAGGAGGAAATTGGAGTTTTGGGACTTCATATTGAAGGACCTTATATAAGCGTTGAAAAAAAGGGGATTCATCGTCCTGAATACATAAGAGTTTTATCTGGTGAAATGATAGAAAAAATAGCGGATGCAGGAACTGAAGTTACAAAAATAATAACAATTGCACCTGAAAAGGCTAAAATTGAACATCTCGAAAAATTGAAGAAAGCAGGGATTAATATTGCTGTAGGGCATACAAATGCGACTTATAAGGAGTGTATGGAAAAAAAGGAATATTATAACTGTGGAACTCATTTGTATAATGCAATGAGAGGGCTGGGGTCAAGAGAGCCTGGAGTAGTAGGATTTTTGTTTAACAATGATACGACAAACTGCGGAATAATAGTTGACGGGCTTCATATGGATTTTGCTTCTGTGGAAATTGCTAAGAAAATCTTGAAGGACAGACTTTATCTTGTGACGGATGCGGTTAGTCCTGCTGGAACTGATAATATGACGGAATTTATGTTTGAAGGGAATCGAGTTTTGTATAAAAATGGAAAATGTGTTTCGCCAGAAGGTACTTTGGGAGGTTCAGCGCTTGTTATGATTGAGGGGATAAAAAATCTTGTGGAAAAGGTGCATGTTTCGCTTGAGGAAGCACTTAGAATGGCTACTTCCTATCCTGCTGAAGCTGTGGCTGTGGATGAAAAATACGGATTTATAAAGGAAGGATATTTTGCGGATTTGACATATTTTGATGATAATTTTAATGTCAAGGGAACTGTAAGCAAGGGAAATTTAACAAGATATGAATAA
- the nagB gene encoding glucosamine-6-phosphate deaminase gives MRVIILKNADEVAKWSAYQIAKKILKFKPSKDKPFVLGLPTGSTPLATYKELINLYNEKILSFENVVTFNMDEYVGLKPEDPQSYHYFMNENFFKHINIKKENINILDGCAEDLERECQDYEEKIKKVGGIQLFLGGVGEDGHIAFNEPGSSLSSHTRDKDLTYDTILANSRFFGNNIEKVPKLALTIGVGTLMESKEVMILANGYKKARAVYHGVEGGVNHLWTISALQLHRRAVLVIDEMAVSDIKVKTYRYFKEIEAKNLDLEKYKKYLIELAK, from the coding sequence ATGCGTGTAATTATTTTGAAGAATGCTGATGAAGTTGCAAAGTGGAGTGCATACCAAATAGCTAAGAAAATATTGAAATTTAAGCCTTCAAAGGATAAGCCTTTTGTGCTGGGGCTTCCTACTGGCTCTACACCGCTTGCGACTTATAAGGAATTAATAAATTTATATAATGAAAAAATATTGTCATTTGAAAATGTCGTAACTTTCAATATGGATGAATATGTGGGGCTAAAGCCGGAAGATCCGCAAAGCTATCATTATTTTATGAATGAAAACTTTTTTAAGCATATTAATATAAAAAAAGAAAATATAAATATTCTAGATGGATGTGCCGAAGATTTGGAAAGGGAATGTCAGGATTATGAGGAAAAAATAAAAAAGGTTGGCGGTATCCAACTGTTTTTAGGTGGAGTTGGAGAAGATGGGCATATAGCATTTAATGAGCCAGGTTCGTCGCTTTCTTCGCATACACGTGACAAGGATCTTACTTACGACACAATTTTGGCAAATTCCAGATTTTTTGGCAATAACATTGAAAAAGTGCCAAAGCTGGCCTTGACAATAGGCGTAGGAACACTGATGGAATCAAAGGAAGTTATGATTCTTGCAAATGGCTATAAAAAGGCTCGTGCAGTTTATCACGGGGTAGAAGGCGGAGTAAACCATCTCTGGACAATTTCAGCTTTGCAGCTGCATAGAAGAGCTGTTCTAGTAATTGATGAAATGGCAGTTTCCGATATAAAGGTTAAGACGTATAGGTATTTTAAGGAAATTGAGGCTAAGAACTTGGATTTGGAAAAATATAAAAAATATTTAATAGAATTAGCAAAGTAG
- a CDS encoding dTDP-glucose 4,6-dehydratase → MKTYLVTGAAGFIGANYLKYILRKYRNEEIRVIVVDVLTYAGNLGTIAHEIKDERVKFEKVDIRDQKEIARIFSENEIDFVVNFAAESHVDRSIENPQIFLETNILGTQNLLENAKRAWTVAKDENGYPIYKDGVKYLQVSTDEVYGSLSKDYGTAIDLVINDEEVKKVVKNRTNLKTYGKNFFTEKTALDPRSPYSASKASADHIVIAYGETYKMPINITRCSNNYGPYHFPEKLIPLMIKNVLEGKKLPVYGKGDNVRDWLYVEDHCKGIDLVLRNADVYEIYNIGGFNEEQNINIVKLVIDILKEEIENNDEYKKVLKTDLQNINYDLITYVQDRLGHDMRYAIDPSKIARDLGWYPETDFETGIRKTVKWYLEHQDWVNEVVSGDYQKYYEKMYKNK, encoded by the coding sequence ATGAAGACGTATTTAGTGACAGGTGCCGCAGGCTTTATCGGCGCCAACTATTTAAAGTACATTTTAAGAAAATACAGGAATGAAGAGATTAGGGTAATTGTTGTGGATGTGCTAACTTATGCGGGAAATTTAGGCACGATTGCCCACGAAATTAAAGATGAAAGAGTAAAATTTGAAAAAGTTGATATTCGTGACCAAAAGGAAATTGCTAGAATTTTTTCTGAAAATGAAATTGATTTTGTTGTAAACTTTGCAGCCGAATCACACGTTGACCGTTCCATCGAAAATCCACAAATCTTTTTGGAAACAAATATTCTTGGTACACAAAATCTTTTGGAAAATGCTAAAAGAGCATGGACTGTTGCAAAAGATGAAAATGGTTATCCAATTTACAAAGATGGCGTAAAATATTTACAAGTTTCCACAGATGAAGTTTACGGAAGCTTGTCAAAAGACTATGGCACAGCGATTGACCTGGTAATTAACGATGAAGAAGTAAAAAAAGTTGTAAAAAACAGAACAAATTTAAAGACTTATGGAAAAAATTTCTTCACAGAAAAAACTGCACTTGATCCAAGAAGTCCATATTCAGCTTCCAAAGCGAGCGCAGATCACATCGTAATCGCCTACGGTGAAACTTACAAAATGCCAATAAACATCACAAGATGTTCAAACAACTACGGCCCTTACCACTTCCCGGAAAAATTAATCCCGCTTATGATTAAAAACGTGCTGGAAGGCAAGAAATTGCCAGTTTATGGAAAAGGGGACAATGTAAGGGACTGGCTTTATGTGGAAGATCACTGCAAAGGAATCGACTTAGTTTTAAGAAATGCTGATGTTTACGAAATTTATAATATCGGAGGCTTCAACGAGGAGCAAAATATTAACATTGTAAAACTGGTTATCGACATTTTAAAAGAAGAAATAGAAAATAACGATGAATACAAAAAAGTTTTAAAAACTGACTTGCAAAATATAAATTATGATTTAATTACCTATGTTCAAGATAGGCTTGGACACGATATGAGATATGCCATCGACCCTTCAAAAATCGCAAGGGATTTGGGATGGTATCCAGAAACAGACTTTGAAACAGGTATCAGAAAAACTGTAAAATGGTATTTGGAACATCAGGACTGGGTAAATGAAGTAGTTTCAGGAGATTATCAAAAATATTATGAAAAAATGTACAAAAACAAATAA
- the rfbC gene encoding dTDP-4-dehydrorhamnose 3,5-epimerase: MNNFTIKETPIKGLVIIEPKVFGDERGFFMETYNQKSFEELGLTMNFVQDNHSKSKKGVLRGLHFQTKHTQGKLVRVIKGSVYDVAIDLRKGSETFGKWYAVKLSAENKLMFYVPEGFAHGFLTLEDETEFVYRCTDLYAPEYDSGLLWSDKTLNIDWKFEEFGINPDELTISEKDKVQQKFDKNKNYFE; encoded by the coding sequence ATGAATAATTTTACAATAAAGGAAACCCCAATAAAAGGTTTAGTAATAATTGAACCAAAAGTTTTTGGTGACGAAAGAGGATTTTTTATGGAAACTTACAACCAGAAATCCTTTGAAGAATTAGGACTTACAATGAACTTTGTCCAAGACAACCACTCAAAATCCAAAAAAGGCGTTTTACGTGGACTTCATTTCCAGACAAAGCACACTCAGGGAAAATTAGTACGAGTAATAAAAGGAAGTGTCTACGATGTGGCAATTGACTTAAGAAAAGGCAGCGAAACTTTTGGAAAATGGTATGCAGTAAAACTATCTGCCGAAAATAAATTGATGTTCTACGTTCCAGAAGGCTTTGCACACGGCTTTCTAACTCTAGAAGATGAAACAGAGTTCGTCTACAGATGTACTGACTTATATGCTCCAGAATACGACAGCGGGCTTTTATGGAGTGACAAAACTTTAAACATCGACTGGAAATTTGAAGAATTTGGAATAAATCCTGATGAACTGACAATTTCTGAAAAAGACAAAGTTCAGCAGAAATTTGATAAAAACAAAAATTATTTTGAATAA
- a CDS encoding family 16 glycosylhydrolase encodes MKKKIFLSAVLFVLAGNIVFAAGGNQEIPGTQQVEVTASEIRQKKGDIEGKAEVEVKSSRRGKLNRFISKVRGKSWKLVWDDEFNGNQLDGTKWAYWENGNPWNAGNYLDENGNLVNQYGFNAKQYYLRDNVKIENGNMIITLKKETDKKVKIDGVDRKILYSSGAIHTRNLYNVQYGKIEMRAAMPKGIGTWPAFWLWPEGYSQATGGPAVGEIDIVETDGGEMNRVTGTVHVLKSDNTYESFEGNDYKIGKWSKEKLTNFNTYAVEWDDKEIKWLFNNKVYKKFSYKELERKGLQNPFKQPYYIMINVALSEKTGGDGDVDFPTEMKVDYVRVYQKK; translated from the coding sequence ATGAAAAAAAAGATTTTTTTAAGTGCAGTTTTGTTTGTGCTGGCTGGAAATATCGTATTTGCTGCAGGGGGAAATCAAGAAATACCAGGTACTCAGCAAGTTGAGGTTACAGCGAGTGAAATTCGGCAAAAGAAAGGAGATATAGAGGGTAAAGCTGAGGTTGAGGTGAAAAGTTCTAGAAGGGGGAAATTAAACAGATTTATTTCTAAGGTAAGAGGAAAAAGCTGGAAACTGGTTTGGGATGATGAATTTAATGGAAATCAGCTGGATGGTACGAAATGGGCTTACTGGGAAAATGGAAATCCTTGGAATGCAGGAAATTATTTGGATGAAAATGGGAATTTAGTTAATCAGTATGGATTTAATGCAAAGCAGTATTATTTGAGAGATAATGTTAAAATTGAAAATGGGAATATGATTATCACATTGAAAAAGGAAACAGATAAAAAAGTAAAAATAGATGGTGTAGATAGAAAGATTTTATATAGTTCTGGAGCAATTCACACAAGAAACCTCTATAATGTGCAGTATGGGAAAATTGAAATGAGGGCGGCTATGCCTAAAGGGATTGGGACTTGGCCTGCGTTTTGGCTGTGGCCTGAAGGATATTCTCAAGCTACGGGAGGGCCAGCAGTTGGAGAGATTGATATAGTTGAAACTGATGGTGGTGAGATGAACCGTGTTACAGGGACAGTTCATGTTCTAAAAAGTGACAATACTTATGAATCCTTTGAGGGTAATGACTATAAAATAGGTAAATGGTCTAAGGAAAAATTGACTAACTTCAACACTTATGCAGTAGAATGGGATGACAAGGAAATAAAATGGCTATTTAACAACAAAGTATATAAGAAATTCTCTTACAAGGAACTGGAAAGAAAAGGGCTGCAAAATCCATTTAAACAGCCTTATTATATAATGATAAATGTGGCATTGAGTGAGAAAACAGGAGGAGACGGGGATGTGGATTTTCCGACAGAAATGAAAGTTGATTATGTAAGAGTTTATCAGAAAAAATAA
- a CDS encoding glycosyltransferase family 2 protein gives MYDFTACIVTYNTGQEELRKIIGCFQKIRLRFKLWISDNSEKDELRELIEGFLDDRIEYIFNNSNDGFGTGHNVVIKKLIEGEVESEFHLMVNADVFFEENTIEKIVDYMRGNRNIGQIGPKIYGLDGKVTKSCRLLPSPVNLIFRRFLPLKWIVEKLDYDYEMKWYDYKEIIDVPILSGCFIFVRTDVLKEIGGFDKRYFMYMEDYDLCRRIGQKHRTVFYPKAEIIHEHGKASYKSRKMMMLHVNSAIKYFNKWGWFFDKERKEKNRECMIKYKK, from the coding sequence ATGTATGATTTTACAGCTTGTATTGTTACTTATAATACGGGACAGGAAGAATTGAGGAAAATTATCGGGTGTTTTCAGAAAATAAGGCTTAGATTTAAGCTGTGGATCTCTGATAATTCTGAAAAGGATGAATTGAGAGAGTTAATAGAAGGGTTTTTAGATGATAGGATTGAGTATATTTTTAATAATTCGAATGATGGGTTTGGAACGGGGCATAATGTTGTTATTAAGAAATTAATCGAGGGGGAGGTGGAGTCGGAATTTCATTTGATGGTGAATGCGGATGTTTTTTTTGAGGAAAATACTATTGAAAAAATTGTTGACTATATGAGGGGAAATAGGAATATTGGGCAAATTGGCCCGAAAATATATGGACTTGATGGGAAAGTGACAAAGTCTTGCAGGTTATTGCCGTCACCTGTGAATTTGATATTTAGGAGATTTTTACCACTGAAGTGGATTGTTGAGAAGTTGGATTATGATTATGAGATGAAATGGTATGATTATAAGGAAATAATTGATGTTCCGATTTTGTCGGGGTGTTTTATTTTTGTACGGACAGATGTTTTGAAAGAAATTGGCGGGTTTGACAAGAGGTACTTTATGTATATGGAGGATTATGATTTGTGCAGGCGGATTGGGCAGAAGCATAGGACTGTTTTTTATCCGAAGGCAGAAATAATTCATGAGCATGGGAAAGCCTCTTATAAATCTCGAAAAATGATGATGTTGCACGTAAATTCAGCTATAAAGTATTTTAATAAGTGGGGATGGTTTTTTGATAAGGAGAGAAAAGAGAAAAACAGGGAATGTATGATAAAATATAAAAAATAA
- the rsmG gene encoding 16S rRNA (guanine(527)-N(7))-methyltransferase RsmG: MKNLNEGNDLREYFLNLLLKSEIKVEDKKITQMLEFLELLYKKNQVMNLTAIRDKKGMLEKHFIDSLLLTKVIKNNDEKSFIDVGTGAGFPGFVLAIYYPEKKFLLVDSVRKKIEFINEVIKELNLQNVTTSFERAEELIKDKRESFDVALCRGVANLRIILEYMIPFIKVNGRFLPQKLNLNEIEESKNALKILNSKINKTFEFKLPESKDPRIILEIIKLQKTNEKYPRKVGIPVKKPL; the protein is encoded by the coding sequence GTGAAAAATTTAAATGAAGGAAATGATTTAAGAGAATATTTCTTGAATTTACTTTTAAAATCAGAAATTAAAGTGGAAGATAAAAAAATAACCCAAATGCTAGAATTCTTGGAGCTTTTATATAAAAAAAATCAAGTCATGAATCTGACAGCAATTCGGGATAAAAAAGGAATGCTGGAAAAACACTTTATAGATTCATTACTTTTAACAAAAGTTATAAAAAATAATGATGAAAAATCTTTTATCGATGTGGGAACAGGCGCTGGATTTCCTGGATTTGTACTTGCCATTTACTATCCAGAGAAAAAATTTTTGTTAGTAGATTCAGTAAGGAAAAAAATAGAATTCATAAATGAAGTCATAAAAGAATTAAATTTACAGAATGTAACCACAAGTTTTGAACGTGCTGAAGAACTGATAAAAGATAAAAGAGAAAGTTTTGATGTTGCACTTTGCCGAGGAGTAGCAAATTTAAGGATAATACTGGAATACATGATTCCGTTCATAAAGGTAAATGGACGCTTTTTACCGCAAAAATTAAATCTAAATGAAATAGAAGAATCAAAAAATGCTTTAAAGATTCTAAATTCAAAAATAAACAAAACATTTGAATTTAAACTTCCAGAAAGCAAAGATCCAAGAATAATATTGGAAATTATAAAACTTCAAAAAACAAACGAAAAATATCCTAGAAAAGTAGGAATACCAGTAAAGAAACCTTTATAA